A window of Tautonia plasticadhaerens contains these coding sequences:
- a CDS encoding peroxiredoxin family protein yields the protein MPSRLTRALLTLLALGAVAAAQDPEGPLPEGHSNHGEAFNEGPRRAGYLMEGQGTVNFPITTDSPEVRAFVNQGVAQLHVFFYFEAERSFRQAATIEPENPMLYWGMAMANVNNADRAKGLLEVAREKAESADLSPREQLYLDALSAFYKEGDGVDDKDRRQGWLEGLEEIVQQFPDDLDARAWLGMVAWQNGRQDGIGSREAVSLLLDSVLEQNPLHPGAHHYTIHLWDKQDDAQALESAARFARSSPGIAHAWHMPGHTYTNLKRYADASYQQEGSARVDHEYMIRDRVMPFMIHNYAHNNQWLSESLTKTGRAADAIAVARNLVEQPRDPEKNNAKTSGHPQREGRRRWTEALIAFELWDDLLEADASTALDWSDEPAEQVTRAHALGLAHAAKGDLDALDRQIAALKSLLPKPDEKEETDDEESDEEESDNNSKGEDSKDKPRRARKPPGLDDALAELEGHRLLLDGDADAAFDRFEEAGSMRREALARLLLESGRAEEAVAQAAEAVEKAPKEVAPLAARVEILHAAGKVDEARAAYLDLREIARESDPDLPVFARIDAILADWQSDDGWQAPAQEPRTDLAAQSRVDLNTVGPLCWSPFPAEPFEGVDTEGKTHRLEDSRGRPLVLIFFLGGDCAHCMEQLIAFSEGIDQIRATGARVLAISTDDPERTRALKDNGEVPFAMPLIADPDLVHFKRYRAMDDFEAMPLHGTFLIDADGLVRYQDISWQPFTDVDFVAAELSRINRLTGHAPSPVAASR from the coding sequence ATGCCCAGCCGCCTGACCCGGGCCCTGCTGACTCTCCTCGCCCTCGGCGCCGTCGCCGCCGCCCAGGACCCCGAGGGGCCGCTCCCCGAGGGGCACTCCAACCACGGCGAGGCCTTCAACGAGGGCCCCCGGCGGGCCGGCTACCTCATGGAGGGCCAGGGCACCGTCAACTTCCCGATCACCACCGACTCTCCCGAGGTCCGGGCCTTCGTGAATCAGGGCGTGGCCCAGCTCCACGTCTTCTTCTACTTCGAGGCCGAGCGTTCCTTCCGCCAGGCCGCCACCATCGAGCCCGAGAACCCCATGCTCTACTGGGGCATGGCCATGGCCAACGTCAACAACGCCGACCGCGCGAAGGGCCTGCTCGAAGTCGCCCGGGAGAAAGCCGAGTCCGCCGACCTCTCCCCCCGGGAACAGCTCTACCTCGACGCCCTCTCCGCCTTCTACAAGGAGGGGGACGGCGTCGACGACAAGGACCGCCGCCAGGGCTGGCTCGAGGGCCTGGAGGAGATCGTCCAGCAGTTCCCCGACGACCTCGACGCCCGGGCCTGGCTCGGCATGGTCGCCTGGCAGAACGGCCGTCAGGACGGCATCGGCAGCCGGGAGGCCGTCAGCCTGCTGCTCGACTCAGTCCTGGAGCAGAACCCCCTGCACCCCGGCGCCCACCACTACACGATCCACCTCTGGGACAAGCAGGACGACGCCCAGGCCCTGGAATCGGCCGCCCGCTTCGCCAGGTCCTCCCCCGGCATCGCCCACGCCTGGCACATGCCCGGCCACACCTATACGAACCTCAAGCGATACGCCGACGCCTCCTACCAGCAGGAAGGCTCCGCCCGGGTCGACCATGAATACATGATCCGGGACCGGGTCATGCCGTTCATGATCCACAACTACGCCCACAACAACCAGTGGCTCTCCGAGAGCCTCACCAAGACCGGCCGGGCCGCCGACGCCATCGCCGTCGCCCGGAACCTCGTCGAGCAGCCCCGGGACCCGGAGAAGAACAACGCCAAGACCTCCGGCCACCCCCAGCGCGAGGGCCGACGCCGCTGGACCGAGGCCCTCATCGCCTTCGAACTCTGGGACGACCTGCTCGAAGCCGACGCATCGACCGCCCTCGACTGGTCCGACGAGCCCGCCGAGCAGGTCACGCGCGCCCACGCCCTCGGCCTCGCCCACGCGGCGAAGGGGGACCTCGACGCCCTCGACCGACAAATCGCCGCCCTGAAGTCCCTCCTCCCCAAACCCGACGAGAAGGAGGAGACGGACGACGAAGAATCGGACGAAGAGGAATCGGACAACAACTCCAAGGGTGAGGATTCCAAGGACAAACCGAGGCGTGCCCGCAAGCCCCCCGGCCTCGACGACGCCCTCGCCGAGCTGGAAGGCCATCGCCTGCTCCTCGACGGCGATGCCGACGCCGCCTTCGACCGATTCGAGGAGGCCGGATCGATGCGACGGGAGGCCCTCGCCCGGCTGCTCCTCGAATCCGGACGCGCCGAGGAGGCCGTCGCCCAGGCGGCCGAGGCCGTCGAGAAGGCCCCGAAGGAGGTCGCCCCCCTCGCCGCCCGGGTCGAGATCCTCCACGCCGCCGGCAAGGTCGACGAGGCCCGGGCCGCCTACCTCGACCTCCGGGAGATCGCCCGGGAGTCCGACCCCGACCTCCCCGTCTTCGCCCGGATCGACGCCATCCTCGCCGACTGGCAGTCCGACGACGGCTGGCAAGCCCCCGCCCAGGAGCCCCGCACCGACCTGGCCGCGCAGAGCCGGGTCGACCTCAACACCGTCGGCCCCCTCTGCTGGTCCCCCTTCCCCGCCGAGCCGTTCGAGGGGGTCGACACCGAGGGCAAGACGCACCGCCTGGAGGACTCCCGGGGCCGTCCCCTCGTCCTGATCTTCTTCCTCGGCGGCGACTGCGCCCACTGCATGGAGCAGCTCATCGCCTTCTCCGAGGGGATCGACCAGATCCGGGCCACCGGCGCCCGGGTGCTCGCCATCAGCACCGACGACCCGGAGCGGACCCGGGCCCTCAAGGACAACGGCGAGGTCCCCTTCGCCATGCCCCTGATCGCCGACCCCGACCTCGTCCACTTCAAACGCTACCGGGCCATGGATGACTTCGAGGCCATGCCCCTGCACGGCACCTTCCTCATCGACGCCGACGGCCTCGTCCGCTACCAGGACATCTCCTGGCAGCCCTTCACCGACGTCGACTTCGTCGCCGCCGAGCTCTCCCGGATCAACCGCCTCACCGGCCACGCCCCCTCCCCCGTCGCCGCCAGCCGGTAG
- the purE gene encoding 5-(carboxyamino)imidazole ribonucleotide mutase, with protein MAEAFPPPAPSPMVGVVMGSQSDWETMRHASDLLTELGVPHEVRVVSAHRTPDRLVSYGREAEGRGLQVIIAGAGGAAHLPGMLAAVSELPVLGVPVESKALRGVDSLLSIVQMPRGVPVGTLAIGAPGAANAALLAAAILARQDPEIRDALAAFRARQTGSVPERPI; from the coding sequence ATGGCTGAAGCCTTCCCCCCTCCCGCCCCGAGCCCGATGGTCGGCGTCGTCATGGGCAGCCAGTCCGACTGGGAGACCATGAGGCACGCCTCGGATCTGCTGACCGAGCTGGGGGTCCCCCACGAGGTCCGGGTCGTGTCGGCGCACCGGACCCCCGACCGGCTGGTCTCCTACGGCAGGGAGGCCGAGGGCCGGGGGCTCCAGGTCATCATCGCCGGGGCCGGTGGGGCGGCCCACCTGCCGGGGATGCTGGCGGCCGTCTCGGAGCTGCCGGTCCTGGGCGTCCCGGTCGAGAGCAAGGCCCTGAGGGGGGTCGACTCCCTGCTCTCGATCGTCCAGATGCCCCGGGGGGTGCCGGTCGGCACCCTGGCGATCGGCGCCCCGGGGGCCGCCAACGCGGCCCTGCTGGCGGCGGCGATCCTGGCCCGGCAGGACCCGGAGATCCGCGACGCCCTGGCCGCCTTCCGGGCCCGGCAGACCGGGTCGGTCCCGGAGCGGCCAATATGA
- a CDS encoding 5-(carboxyamino)imidazole ribonucleotide synthase, which yields MSALGSEILLPPATIGVVGGGQLGRMFVQAAQRMGYRTAVLTDEPDGPAAQVSHEVVLGRDDDLRTLQRFASKVEAATVEFENVSAPALRWLGSRMPTRPDWKAVRVSQDRLREKAFLRRFGLPTAPWHPVRSEAELAEAAPAVGTPLILKTASSGYDGKGQIRVDNPADAPGAWEALGRVPCVAEGVVRFSCEVSVLVARGPDGETESYPVGLNRHERHILDSTVMPAPVGPIVSREARDLARTVAEALGYVGVLCVEFFLTAEGTLTVNELAPRPHNSGHLTIEAAQCSQFEQQVRALCGLPIGPTTLRTPAAAMVNLLGDLWEAGPPDWSQALRADRGAALHLYGKGAAPVGRKMGHLTVLDPDPDAALRRALASRHAAAGGSRDA from the coding sequence ATGAGTGCCCTCGGCTCCGAGATCCTGCTCCCCCCGGCCACGATCGGGGTGGTCGGCGGCGGCCAGCTCGGCCGGATGTTCGTCCAGGCGGCGCAGCGGATGGGATACCGCACCGCCGTGCTGACCGACGAGCCCGACGGCCCCGCCGCCCAGGTCTCCCACGAGGTCGTCCTCGGCCGGGACGACGACCTGAGGACCCTGCAACGCTTCGCCTCGAAGGTGGAGGCGGCGACCGTCGAGTTCGAGAACGTCTCCGCCCCGGCCCTCCGCTGGCTCGGCTCCCGGATGCCCACCCGGCCCGACTGGAAGGCCGTCCGGGTCAGCCAGGACCGCCTGCGGGAGAAGGCCTTCCTCCGCCGGTTCGGCCTGCCGACCGCCCCCTGGCACCCCGTCCGGTCCGAGGCCGAGCTGGCCGAGGCCGCCCCGGCCGTCGGCACGCCGTTGATCCTCAAGACCGCCTCCTCCGGCTACGACGGCAAGGGCCAGATCCGGGTCGACAACCCGGCCGACGCCCCGGGGGCCTGGGAAGCCCTGGGCCGGGTCCCCTGCGTGGCCGAGGGGGTGGTCCGCTTCTCCTGCGAGGTCTCGGTGCTGGTCGCCCGGGGCCCCGACGGCGAGACGGAGAGCTATCCCGTCGGCCTGAATCGGCACGAGCGGCACATCCTGGACTCGACGGTGATGCCCGCCCCCGTCGGGCCGATCGTCTCCCGGGAGGCCCGGGATCTGGCCCGGACGGTGGCCGAGGCCCTCGGCTACGTCGGCGTGCTCTGCGTCGAGTTCTTCCTGACGGCCGAGGGGACGCTGACGGTCAACGAACTGGCCCCCCGGCCGCACAACTCCGGCCACCTGACCATCGAGGCCGCCCAGTGCAGCCAGTTCGAGCAGCAGGTCCGGGCCCTCTGCGGCCTGCCGATCGGGCCGACCACCCTGAGGACCCCCGCCGCCGCCATGGTCAACCTGCTGGGCGACCTCTGGGAGGCCGGCCCGCCCGACTGGTCCCAGGCCCTCCGGGCCGATCGCGGCGCCGCGCTGCACCTCTACGGCAAGGGGGCGGCCCCGGTCGGCCGGAAGATGGGCCACCTCACCGTGCTCGACCCCGACCCCGACGCCGCCCTCCGCCGGGCCCTCGCCTCCCGACACGCGGCGGCCGGAGGATCGCGAGACGCGTGA
- the prmC gene encoding peptide chain release factor N(5)-glutamine methyltransferase, with the protein MSSDLGTRTTLRSALEAVADRLDRLDGVKDPRPSVDLLAAVVLGVEPGNELGGLDRPPTAREQGRIDGLIRRVEQGEPIAYVLGFSPFCGRIFEVSRGTLIPRRDTEELVRIVLDDVRARPLPDRPLVLELCCGSGCVAITLADRLPGADVVATDLSGEALAVADRNVRRHGMTGRIRLGQGDLAEPAARIAAGRRFDLIVSNPPYIPSGGIEAMGPAVAGHEPLLALDGGADGLDFHRRILDEARLLLSPGGRVFLEHEHDQGESAVRVAHTFGSEYEDIRVLRDSGGRDRVLAARLGARVGDRD; encoded by the coding sequence ATGAGCAGCGACCTGGGAACCCGGACCACCCTCCGATCGGCGCTGGAGGCTGTGGCCGACCGCCTCGACCGGCTCGACGGGGTCAAGGACCCAAGGCCGAGCGTCGACCTGCTGGCGGCCGTCGTGCTCGGGGTCGAGCCGGGGAATGAACTCGGCGGGCTGGACCGGCCGCCGACCGCTCGGGAGCAGGGGCGGATCGACGGCCTGATCCGGAGGGTCGAGCAGGGCGAGCCGATCGCCTACGTCCTTGGGTTCTCCCCCTTCTGCGGCAGGATCTTCGAGGTGTCCCGGGGCACGCTCATCCCCCGGAGGGACACCGAGGAACTGGTCCGGATCGTCCTCGACGACGTCCGAGCCCGGCCGCTCCCCGACCGTCCCCTGGTGCTGGAGCTCTGCTGCGGCAGCGGCTGCGTGGCGATCACCCTGGCCGACCGGCTGCCGGGGGCGGACGTCGTCGCCACCGACCTGAGCGGCGAGGCCCTCGCGGTGGCCGACCGGAACGTCCGACGGCACGGGATGACCGGCCGGATCCGGCTCGGGCAGGGCGACCTGGCCGAGCCGGCGGCCCGGATCGCGGCCGGTCGGCGGTTCGACCTGATCGTCTCCAACCCGCCTTACATCCCGTCCGGGGGGATCGAGGCCATGGGCCCGGCCGTGGCCGGGCACGAGCCCCTCCTGGCGCTCGACGGGGGCGCCGACGGCCTGGACTTCCACCGCCGGATCCTCGATGAGGCCCGCCTCCTGCTCTCGCCCGGCGGTCGGGTGTTCCTGGAGCACGAGCACGATCAAGGGGAGTCGGCGGTCCGCGTGGCCCATACGTTCGGCTCGGAGTATGAGGACATCAGGGTGCTTCGGGATTCCGGGGGGCGAGACCGGGTGCTGGCGGCTCGCCTGGGGGCCAGGGTCGGGGACCGGGATTGA
- a CDS encoding NfeD family protein: protein MRRPQVSPGTPARSATPLRPSGKVSIEGRTFDARAAGSWIDADQPVSVHRVDGFGLVVGPPGTSPLPRDDGPSGLDGSDPDSYRPPSRLERHLSGLIAFGALGTGGAGLLLLALAFRVGPRDLLYLLAPVLVGGAASGAALYGLACLAIGLLGRASRLLGRPGPVGLLARVLASPLEVLLVLTMLAIAAAGLLLVAGSGADPP, encoded by the coding sequence ATGCGACGCCCCCAGGTCTCGCCCGGCACCCCGGCCCGATCGGCGACCCCGCTGCGCCCCTCCGGCAAGGTCTCCATCGAGGGCCGGACCTTCGACGCCCGGGCCGCCGGCTCCTGGATCGACGCCGACCAGCCCGTCTCGGTCCACCGGGTCGACGGCTTCGGCCTGGTCGTCGGCCCGCCGGGGACCTCCCCCCTTCCCCGTGACGACGGCCCATCGGGCCTGGATGGGAGTGACCCCGATTCGTACCGCCCGCCCTCCCGGCTGGAACGCCACCTCTCGGGCCTGATCGCCTTCGGCGCCCTGGGGACCGGGGGGGCCGGGCTCCTCCTGCTCGCCCTGGCGTTCCGGGTCGGGCCCCGGGACTTGCTCTACCTCCTCGCCCCGGTCCTGGTCGGCGGGGCGGCCTCCGGAGCGGCGCTCTACGGCCTGGCCTGCCTGGCGATCGGGCTCCTCGGGCGGGCCTCCCGGCTGTTGGGCCGCCCCGGCCCGGTCGGGCTGCTGGCCCGGGTCCTCGCCTCGCCGCTGGAGGTGCTGCTGGTCCTCACGATGCTGGCGATCGCCGCCGCCGGCTTGCTGCTGGTGGCCGGATCCGGGGCCGATCCCCCCTGA
- a CDS encoding VWA domain-containing protein — translation MRLAEPYWLLLLVLLPIPWLADRARPRIRWPSLGLFPPRGWKAGGSGWASHASTAIRTAAIGCVVLAMARPQTVAGKTRIRSQGVAIVVAVDQSFTMTAEDIPGEGGASISRLEAARRTVDRFILGRPDDLIGLVTFATYPDLACPPTLDHEALRALVAGVEPARPGENATNIGDAIAWSLQAALGAEADRRAIILLTDGQNQPDASATPDWLEPDEAARLVRRLGARLYAIGLGAPGGTVRIGVPGTDISYPETLREGYDPEALVRWADLGGGKAFGAEDSEALDRVFDRINALETSPITGEILTRYQEEFPPLVVAALALLSIDRLTAALRPKLP, via the coding sequence ATGCGACTCGCCGAACCGTACTGGCTGCTGCTCCTGGTGCTGCTGCCGATCCCCTGGCTGGCCGACCGGGCACGCCCGAGGATCCGCTGGCCCTCGCTGGGGCTGTTCCCGCCGAGGGGGTGGAAGGCGGGCGGTTCGGGATGGGCGAGTCACGCATCGACCGCGATCCGGACGGCGGCGATCGGCTGCGTCGTCCTGGCGATGGCCCGCCCGCAGACGGTCGCCGGGAAGACGCGGATCCGGAGCCAGGGCGTGGCCATCGTCGTCGCCGTCGACCAGAGCTTCACCATGACCGCCGAGGACATCCCCGGCGAGGGCGGCGCGTCGATCTCCCGCCTGGAGGCCGCCCGCCGCACGGTCGACCGCTTCATCCTCGGCCGGCCCGACGACCTGATCGGCCTGGTCACCTTCGCCACCTACCCCGACCTCGCCTGCCCGCCGACCCTGGACCACGAGGCCCTCCGGGCCCTGGTCGCCGGCGTCGAGCCGGCCCGGCCGGGGGAGAACGCCACGAACATCGGCGACGCGATCGCCTGGTCGCTGCAGGCCGCCCTCGGCGCCGAGGCCGACCGGCGGGCGATCATCCTCCTCACCGACGGCCAGAACCAGCCGGATGCTTCCGCCACCCCCGACTGGCTCGAACCCGACGAGGCCGCCAGGCTCGTCCGACGCCTCGGCGCCCGGCTCTACGCGATCGGCCTCGGCGCCCCGGGGGGGACCGTCCGGATCGGGGTCCCCGGCACCGACATCTCCTACCCCGAGACCCTCCGGGAGGGCTACGACCCCGAGGCCCTGGTCCGATGGGCCGACCTCGGCGGCGGCAAAGCCTTCGGGGCCGAGGACTCCGAGGCCCTCGACCGGGTCTTCGACCGGATCAACGCCCTGGAGACGTCCCCGATCACCGGCGAGATCCTGACCCGGTATCAGGAGGAGTTCCCGCCGCTGGTCGTCGCCGCCCTCGCCCTGCTCTCGATCGACCGCCTGACGGCCGCCCTCCGGCCGAAGCTGCCCTGA